From the genome of Carassius gibelio isolate Cgi1373 ecotype wild population from Czech Republic chromosome B10, carGib1.2-hapl.c, whole genome shotgun sequence, one region includes:
- the LOC127966192 gene encoding integrin alpha-M-like encodes MMITANSDNNGNMSDTVVRKSVPVQFSVDLAISLVAEDSVTYLNFSLEDRGPKPLNISYKVENLGVKGLPVSVTLTLLCQTTHVILRPHSFSMQENSLQCNFKPEQQDSNYRKFECHPFLLQKSSVAHFNLMAHAALQNVKEFKSKYSFYEFRMDYVFNISAELKFNTSRHKQMSNKQDDPHRSQTAVKVEFVVPPSRMLIVGTGVVGGFIFLIILILLLKCVFFTVKSPAVYENKMVVLLKFINKEN; translated from the exons ATGATGATCACTGCCAACAG TGATAACAATGGTAACATGAGTGATACGGTGGTGAGGAAGAGCGTCCCGGTGCAGTTCTCCGTTGATCTGGCGATCAGTCT AGTGGCTGAAGACTCTGTGACGTATCTGAACTTCTCTCTGGAGGACAGAGGTCCAAAACCTCTCAACATCAGCTACAAG gtgGAGAATCTGGGTGTTAAAGGTCTGCCGGTGTCGGTCACGCTCACCCTGCTCTGTCAGACTACCCATGTGATTTTAAGACCTCACAGCTTCAGCATGCAGGAG AACTCGCTGCAGTGCAACTTCAAGCCAGAACAGCAG GACAGTAACTACAGGAAGTTTGAGTGTCATCCGTTTCTTCTGCAGAAATCTTCAGTAGCTCACTTCAACCTGATGGCACATGCAGCTCTACAAAATGTCAAGGAATTCAAGAGT AAATACTCCTTCTACGAGTTCAGGATGGATTACGTGTTCAACATCAGCGCTGAGCTCAAATTCAACACAAGCCGCCACAAGCAGATGTCAAACAAGCAG GATGATCCCCACAGATCCCAG ACTGCAGTGAAGGTGGAGTTTGTCGTTCCTCCCAGTCGAATGCTGATTGTTGGCACTGGTGTAGTGGGCGGGTTTATCTTCCTCATCATATTGATCCTTCTGCTGAAA tgtgtgttttTTACAGTAAAGTCCCCCGCAGTTTATGAAAATAAGATGGTGGTTCTACTCAAATTCATCAATAAAGAAAACTGA